One Echeneis naucrates chromosome 1, fEcheNa1.1, whole genome shotgun sequence DNA segment encodes these proteins:
- the ecpas gene encoding proteasome adapter and scaffold protein ECM29 isoform X2, with protein MAAQDELNQLERVFLRLGHAETDEQLQDIISKFLPPVLLKLSSVQEGVRKKVMELLVHLNKRIKSRPKIQLPVETLLVQYQDPAAASFVTNFTIIYIKMGYPRLEVGKQCELAPTLLTAMEGKPQPQQDSLMHLLIPTLYHMKYPADTSKNAFPFNLTERPRTVQLLLEFMLDVLLMPYGFVLNESPTRPAPSSQGNSADGTVATGGQGLPQPPPGMSVYAAKRVIGEAQWSAEQLEQCKLGIVKFIEAKQVPEVETVVHLVVASSDTRHSVATAADLELKSKQSIIDWNNPLIINKMYKVYLGDVPLKTKGGNVKQELKHEPVSTRVKLKILPHLLRSRLAAECFPANIQVVYDGLFGANTNNKLLSLTLQFVHHICMVCPDTNKPLGLMLLNGLTKLINEYKEDPKLLCVAYSAVGKLSSRMPQLFTKDIALVQQFFESMCKEEADVRLAIQEALSMMVGAYANLQGALLNLMEALVAAYIGKREVQVRQVAMKFASTVFASDHVPSRYLLLLAAGDPREEVSGEAQRVLRAFPTKGSEKEGTKPMPSFPDMVAYVQEKAAQRIKTPAKYIVGTSTIPFNPSAFGEIVLYLRMCLAHSAGATPVYTRLADMQDDAPAIGHYVNTLLSSDPQPSVPKGSEANPVHVYMDLLQQLLSAVGGIPIMYCLLEVVSVCPEKLAPRFVDKIDWIKSLMNTNKEDMRELAAQLYAVVISTMTGNELQKAVQNLIKITKDNHSPETQHGAILALGYMVGRHTSKKKAVTLSDSTHNVGEQMHISKADDELVAMATKTVGSFLDSSSALLAVAACTALGEIGRNGPLLIPAEGDGFTKLSTVENLLARIPSGKESAKMKEQSIQTLGNLPVGDGEFPHQKKLLQGLMDSVEAKQVELQFTVGEAITSAAIGTSSGAARDPWTCTEEQYSPPQNVKNNDVVPWVLNSILSRYIPSQNPHVRQAACIWLLSLVKKLSQHKEIMSHLKEIQVAFISILSDPDELSQDVASKGLGLVYEMGGEGDQHELVSTLVETLMTGKRVKHVVSEDTEVFQGEGLGKTPDGHGLTTYKELCSLASDLNQPDLVYKFMNLANHHAMWNSRKGAAFGFHMIAAKAGEQLAPFLPQLVPRLYRYQFDPNLSIRQAMTSIWDALVTDKTLVDKYLKEILQDVISNLTSNTWRVRESSCLALNDLIRGRQADDLIDHLAEMWETLFRVLDDIKESVRKAADLTLKTLSKVCTRMCESTGSAAQRTVAVLLPTLLEKGIVSNVSEVRSLSIQTLVKISKTAGARLKPHASRLIPALLEALSTLEPQVLNYLSLRATEQEKSAMDAARLSAAKSSPMMETINMCLQHLDVSVLGELVPRLCELLKSGVGLGTKGGCASVIVSLTVQCPQDLTPYSGKLMSALLNGIHDRSTVVQKAFAFALGHLVRTAKDSSVEKLLLKLNSWYLEKEEPLFKSSCALTVHAISHYSPDVLKAQAGVALPLAFLGMHQAPGPDEEKGESHDATLWAEVWQENVPGSFGGIRLYMTELIAITQKALQSQSWKMKAQGAAAMATVAKEQTGSLVAPHLGLVLTALMQGLSGRTWAGKEELLKAIGSVVCKCCAEIQKPCAGQPTISEILEVVLKECRKESLVYKIAALRCAGDVLQCSQEDRFSILTEILFPLIKKSGAASPRSLDDDDDDGDAKEKELQTQAVLCAFETLGKTWPRNPETQACFQVEVCGLMCEKLKGSTWKIQLGVLQSMKAYFQGLLLLDKGSEDVNTLSQILTEMCAALTYPLENKSYSSVRTEALSVVDLIVRRTGESEQWDCISVKSREQLQRSLSTLQSDSRPELRDKAQELRRHIQSQP; from the exons ATGGCTGCCCAGGATGAACTCA ATCAACTGGAGCGCGTGTTCCTTCGCCTGGGACATGCAGAAACAGACGAACAACTACAAGACATTATCTCAAAGTTCCTGCCCCCTGTGCTCCTCAAACTCTCCAGCGTTCAGGAGGGCGTGCGGAAAAAA GTAATGGAATTGCTGGTCCACCTGAACAAGAGGATAAAAAGCAGACCTAAGATTCAGCTACCAGTAGAAACTTTGCTTGTGCAATACCAAGATCCTGCAGCCGCCTCCTTTGTTACG AATTTCACCATCATCTACATCAAAATGGGTTACCCACGTCTGGAGGTGGGAAAGCAGTGTGAGTTGGCTCCCACCCTCCTCACTGCTATGGAGGGCAAGCCACAGCCACAACAGGACAG CCTCATGCACCTGCTGATCCCCACTCTTTACCATATGAAGTATCCTGCAGACACTTCCAAGAATGCTTTTCCATTTAACTTAACTGAGAGGCCAAGGACAGTACAACTTCTGCTGGAGTTTATGTTGGATGTTTTACTGATGCCTTATGG ATTTGTGCTAAACGAATCCCCGACCCGCCCTGCTCCCTCCTCCCAGGGAAATTCTGCAGATGGGACAGTGGCCACGGGTGGCCAGGGTCTCCCCCAACCTCCCCCAGGGATGAGTGTATATGCTGCCAAGAGAGTGATTGGAGAAGCCCAGTGGAGCGCAGAGCAACTAGAGCAG TGTAAGCTGGGGATAGTGAAATTCATTGAGGCTAAGCAAGTCCCAGAAGTGGAGACAGTGGTTCACCTGGTGGTGGCATCCAGTGACACCAGACACAGTGTCGCCACTGCAGCTGATCTGGAGCTGAAGAGCAAACAAAG CATCATCGATTGGAACAATCCTCTAATTATCAACAAGATGTACAAGGTGTATCTAGGGGATGTTCCACTTAAAACAAAG GGTGGCAATGTGAAGCAAGAGCTGAAGCACGAGCCAGTAAGCACAAGAGTCAAGCTCAAGATCCTGCCACATCTACTACGGTCACGCCTAGCTGCAGAGTGCTTCCCAGCTAATATCCAG GTTGTGTATGATGGTTTGTTTGGAgccaacaccaacaacaaactgctgtCTCTCACCTTGCAGTTTGTCCATCACATCTGCATGGT GTGCCCTGACACTAATAAGCCTCTGGGGTTAATGCTACTTAACGGTCTTACCAAGCTCATCAATGAATACAAGGAG GATCCGAAATTGCTATGTGTTGCCTACTCTGCAGTTGGAAAGCTGTCAAg CCGCATGCCACAGTTGTTCACAAAGGATATTGCACTGGTGCAGCAGTTTTTTGAATCCATGTGCAAG GAGGAAGCTGATGTTCGTCTGGCCATTCAGGAAGCTTTGTCTATGATGGTTGGAGCCTATGCTAACCTACAGGGGGCACTGCTCAACCTGATGGAGGCCCTGGTTGCCGCATACATTGGAAAG CGTGAGGTGCAAGTTCGTCAGGTTGCCATGAAGTTCGCCAGCACAGTGTTTGCTTCTGATCATGTGCCGTCACGATATCTGCTGCTGCTAGCTGCTGGAGACCC GAGGGAGGAGGTGTCTGGGGAGGCCCAGAGGGTGCTTAGGGCTTTTCCTACCAAGGGCTCAGAGAAGGAGGGGACAAAACCAATGCCCTCTTTTCCTGACATGGTTGCCTATGTTCAGGAGAag GCGGCTCAGAGAATCAAGACTCCAGCAAAATACATAGTCGGAACCTCCACCATTCCTTTCAACCCATCTGCATTTGGAGAG ATTGTGCTCTACCTGAGGATGTGTTTAGCCCACAGTGCTGGGGCCACGCCCGTGTATACGCGTTTGGCAGACATGCAAGATGATGCACCGGCTATTGGCCACTACGTCAACACATTGCTGTCCTCAGACCCTCAACCTTCAGTACCAAAGGGGTCTGAGGCAAATCCTGTTCACGTGTACATGGATCtgttgcagcagctgctgtctgctgtagGAG GAATCCCAATTATGTATTGTCTACTGGAGGTGGTGTCGGTCTGCCCAGAGAAATTGGCTCCTAGATTTGTTGATAAAATCGACTGGATTAAA aGTCTGATGAATACAAATAAGGAGGACATGAGGGAGCTCGCAGCCCAGCTGTATGCTGTAGTGATTTCCACCATGACTGGCAACGAGTTGCAGAAGGCTGTGCAGAACCTCATCAAAATCACCAAAGACAACCAT agtcCTGAAACTCAGCATGGTGCAATCTTGGCTCTTGGCTACATGGTAGGCAGGCACACAAGCAAGAAAAAAGCTGTTACATTGAGTGACTCTACCCACAACGTGGGGGAGCAAATGCACATCTCAAAGGCAGATGATGAACTTGTTGCCATGGCTACCAAGACAGTTg GTTCCTTCCTGGACAGCAGCAGTGCTCTATTGGCAGTAGCAGCATGCACAGCTCTTGGAGAAATTGGTCGAAATGGTCCCCTCCTGATCCCTGCAGAAGGTGATGGCTTCACCAAACTCTCCACTGTGGAAAACCTGCTGGCACGCATCCCCTCTGGCAAGGAGAGTGCAAAG ATGAAGGAGCAATCAATCCAAACTTTGGGTAACTTACCAGTGGGAGATGGAGAATTCCCTCACCAGAAGAAGCTGCTACAAGGACTCATGGATTCTGTAGAG GCCAAACAGGTGGAGCTGCAGTTCACAGTTGGAGAGGCTATCACCAGCGCTGCAATAGGAACGAGCTCTGGAGCTGCCAGAGACCCTTGGACCTGCACAGAGGAGCAGTACAGCCCCCCACAGA aTGTTAAAAACAATGATGTGGTTCCTTGGGTCCTCAACTCCATCCTGTCCAGGTACATACCCAGCCAAAACCCACATGTCCGGCAGGCAGCGTGCATCTGGCTGCTCTCCCTGGTCAAGAAACTCAGCCAGCACAAGGAAATAATG TCACATTTAAAGGAGATACAGGTGGCCTTTATCTCCATTCTGTCAGACCCCGATG AGTTGAGTCAGGATGTAGCATCTAAAGGACTTGGATTGGTCTATGAGATGGGAGGAGAAGGGGACCAGCATGAACTGGTGTCCACATTAGTGGAAACACTCATGACTGGCAAAAG AGTGAAACATGTTGTCTCAGAAGATACAGAGGTTTTCCAAGGAGAAGGTTTGGGCAAAACACCTGATGG CCACGGCCTCACCACCTACAAGGAGCTCTGCTCATTGGCCAGTGACCTCAACCAACCAGACCTTGTGTACAAGTTCATGAATTTGGCAAATCACCATGCCATGTGGAATTCCCGCAAG GGAGCAGCTTTCGGATTTCACATGATCGCTGCCAAAGCCGGAGAGCAGCTGGCTCCATTCCTGCCCCAGCTTGTTCCTCGTCTATACCGTTACCAATTTGACCCCAATTTGAGCATTCGCCAGGCCATGACCAGCATCTGGGATGCCCTGGTCACTGATAAGACCCTG GTGGATAAGTATCTGAAGGAGATCCTGCAGGATGTCATTTCCAACTTGACTAGTAACACCTGGAGAGTGCGCGAGTCCAG CTGCCTGGCGCTGAATGACCTGATTCGTGGCCGTCAAGCTGACGACCTCATCGATCATCTCGCAGAAATGTGGGAGACACTATTCAGAGTCCTCGATGACATCAAG GAATCAGTTAGGAAGGCTGCAGACCTAACACTGAAAACGCTTAGTAAG GTGTGTACTCGTATGTGTGAGTCTACAGgatcagcagctcagagaaCTGTAGCGGTACTGTTGCCTACTCTGCTGGAAAAAGGCATTGTCAGCAATGTCTCAGAGGTCCGCTCACTCAG TATTCAGACCCTGGTGAAGATTAGTAAAACAGCTGGTGCCAGACTAAAGCCCCATGCTTCTCGACTCATCCCGGCCCTGCTGGAGGCCCTCAGCACCCTGGAGCCCCAGGTCCTCAACTACCTCAGTCTCAGAGccacagagcaggagaag AGTGCCATGGATGCTGCCAGACTAAGTGCTGCCAAGTCCTCCCCAATGATGGAGACTATtaacatg TGTCTGCAGCACCTTGATGTATCTGTGCTGGGAGAGCTGGTTCCTAGGCTCTGTGAGCTGCTTAAGAGTGGAGTGGGCTTAGGCACCAAG GGCGGCTGTGCCAGTGTAATTGTTTCACTTACAGTGCAATGTCCCCAAGATCTCACTCCCTATTCAG GTAAACTGATGAGCGCCTTGCTGAATGGTATCCATGACAGAAGCACAGTCGTACAGAAAGCATTTGCCTTTGCTCTGGGTCACCTAGTCAGG ACAGCAAAGGACAGCAGTGTGGAAAAACTACTACTGAAACTCAACTCCTGGTACTTGGAGAAAGAGG AGCCGCTGTTTAAGTCATCGTGTGCATTGACTGTGCACGCTATCAGCCACTATAGTCCGGATGTACTGAAGGCCCAAGCAGGCGTGGCACTCCCACTGGCCTTTCTGGGCATGCATCAGGCACCTGGTCCTgatgaggagaaaggagagagccATGATGCCACACTGTGGGCTGAAGTCTGGCAGGAGAATGTCCCGG GAAGCTTTGGAGGCATCAGACTCTACATGACAGAGCTGATTGCTATCACACAGAAAGCTCTGCAGTCCCAGTCCTGGAAGATGAAAGCTCAGGGTGCAGCTGCCATGGCAACTGTTGCCAAGGAACAGACGGGCTCATTGGTGGCACCACACCTTGGCTTGGTGCTAACAGCCTTAATGCAAGGACTATCTGGACGCACATGGGCAGGCAAG GAGGAGCTGTTGAAAGCCATTGGTTCGGTGGTCTGCAAATGCTG TGCTGAAATACAGAAGCCTTGTGCAGGCCAGCCCACCATCTCTGAGATTCTGGAAGTTGTGTTGAAAGAATGCCGTAAGGAAAGTCTGGTGTACAAAATAGCTGCTTTGCGCTGTGCTGGAGACGTGCTACAGTGCAGCCAGGAGGACCGTTTCAGCATCCTGACAGAGATCCTCTTCCCTCTTATCAAGAAG AGTGGTGCTGCATCCCCGAGGTcactggatgatgatgatgatgatggtgatgcgAAGGAGAAAGAGTTGCAGACTCAAGCTGTTCTTTGTGCTTTTGAGACTCTTGGAAAGACTTGGCCTAGGAACCCAGAGACTCAGG CCTGTTTCCAGGTGGAGGTATGTGGCCTAATGTGTGAAAAGCTGAAGGGAAGCACTTGGAAAATACAGCTTGGTGTGCTACAGTCCATGAAGGCTTACTTCCAGGG GTTATTGCTGCTGGATAAGGGCAGTGAAGATGTCAACACACTGTCACAGATCCTCACAGAGATGTGTGCAGCTCTTACGTACCCTCTAG aaaataaaagttacTCGTCTGTGAGGACAGAAGCCTTGTCAGTTGTGGATCTGATTGTTAGGAGAACTGGAG AGAGCGAACAGTGGGACTGCATATCAGTGAAGAGCCGGGAACAGCTGCAGCGCTCCCTGTCTACGCTGCAGTCCGACAGCAGGCCTGAGCTGAGGGATAAGGCCCAGGAGCTGCGCAGACACATCCAGAGTCAACCATGA
- the ecpas gene encoding proteasome adapter and scaffold protein ECM29 isoform X1, with the protein MAAQDELNQLERVFLRLGHAETDEQLQDIISKFLPPVLLKLSSVQEGVRKKVMELLVHLNKRIKSRPKIQLPVETLLVQYQDPAAASFVTNFTIIYIKMGYPRLEVGKQCELAPTLLTAMEGKPQPQQDSLMHLLIPTLYHMKYPADTSKNAFPFNLTERPRTVQLLLEFMLDVLLMPYGFVLNESPTRPAPSSQGNSADGTVATGGQGLPQPPPGMSVYAAKRVIGEAQWSAEQLEQCKLGIVKFIEAKQVPEVETVVHLVVASSDTRHSVATAADLELKSKQSIIDWNNPLIINKMYKVYLGDVPLKTKGGNVKQELKHEPVSTRVKLKILPHLLRSRLAAECFPANIQVVYDGLFGANTNNKLLSLTLQFVHHICMVCPDTNKPLGLMLLNGLTKLINEYKEDPKLLCVAYSAVGKLSSRMPQLFTKDIALVQQFFESMCKEEADVRLAIQEALSMMVGAYANLQGALLNLMEALVAAYIGKREVQVRQVAMKFASTVFASDHVPSRYLLLLAAGDPREEVSGEAQRVLRAFPTKGSEKEGTKPMPSFPDMVAYVQEKAAQRIKTPAKYIVGTSTIPFNPSAFGEIVLYLRMCLAHSAGATPVYTRLADMQDDAPAIGHYVNTLLSSDPQPSVPKGSEANPVHVYMDLLQQLLSAVGGIPIMYCLLEVVSVCPEKLAPRFVDKIDWIKSLMNTNKEDMRELAAQLYAVVISTMTGNELQKAVQNLIKITKDNHSPETQHGAILALGYMVGRHTSKKKAVTLSDSTHNVGEQMHISKADDELVAMATKTVGSFLDSSSALLAVAACTALGEIGRNGPLLIPAEGDGFTKLSTVENLLARIPSGKESAKMKEQSIQTLGNLPVGDGEFPHQKKLLQGLMDSVEAKQVELQFTVGEAITSAAIGTSSGAARDPWTCTEEQYSPPQNVKNNDVVPWVLNSILSRYIPSQNPHVRQAACIWLLSLVKKLSQHKEIMSHLKEIQVAFISILSDPDELSQDVASKGLGLVYEMGGEGDQHELVSTLVETLMTGKRVKHVVSEDTEVFQGEGLGKTPDGHGLTTYKELCSLASDLNQPDLVYKFMNLANHHAMWNSRKGAAFGFHMIAAKAGEQLAPFLPQLVPRLYRYQFDPNLSIRQAMTSIWDALVTDKTLVDKYLKEILQDVISNLTSNTWRVRESSCLALNDLIRGRQADDLIDHLAEMWETLFRVLDDIKESVRKAADLTLKTLSKVCTRMCESTGSAAQRTVAVLLPTLLEKGIVSNVSEVRSLSIQTLVKISKTAGARLKPHASRLIPALLEALSTLEPQVLNYLSLRATEQEKSAMDAARLSAAKSSPMMETINMCLQHLDVSVLGELVPRLCELLKSGVGLGTKGGCASVIVSLTVQCPQDLTPYSGKLMSALLNGIHDRSTVVQKAFAFALGHLVRTAKDSSVEKLLLKLNSWYLEKEEPLFKSSCALTVHAISHYSPDVLKAQAGVALPLAFLGMHQAPGPDEEKGESHDATLWAEVWQENVPGSFGGIRLYMTELIAITQKALQSQSWKMKAQGAAAMATVAKEQTGSLVAPHLGLVLTALMQGLSGRTWAGKEELLKAIGSVVCKCCAEIQKPCAGQPTISEILEVVLKECRKESLVYKIAALRCAGDVLQCSQEDRFSILTEILFPLIKKSCPQSGAASPRSLDDDDDDGDAKEKELQTQAVLCAFETLGKTWPRNPETQACFQVEVCGLMCEKLKGSTWKIQLGVLQSMKAYFQGLLLLDKGSEDVNTLSQILTEMCAALTYPLENKSYSSVRTEALSVVDLIVRRTGESEQWDCISVKSREQLQRSLSTLQSDSRPELRDKAQELRRHIQSQP; encoded by the exons ATGGCTGCCCAGGATGAACTCA ATCAACTGGAGCGCGTGTTCCTTCGCCTGGGACATGCAGAAACAGACGAACAACTACAAGACATTATCTCAAAGTTCCTGCCCCCTGTGCTCCTCAAACTCTCCAGCGTTCAGGAGGGCGTGCGGAAAAAA GTAATGGAATTGCTGGTCCACCTGAACAAGAGGATAAAAAGCAGACCTAAGATTCAGCTACCAGTAGAAACTTTGCTTGTGCAATACCAAGATCCTGCAGCCGCCTCCTTTGTTACG AATTTCACCATCATCTACATCAAAATGGGTTACCCACGTCTGGAGGTGGGAAAGCAGTGTGAGTTGGCTCCCACCCTCCTCACTGCTATGGAGGGCAAGCCACAGCCACAACAGGACAG CCTCATGCACCTGCTGATCCCCACTCTTTACCATATGAAGTATCCTGCAGACACTTCCAAGAATGCTTTTCCATTTAACTTAACTGAGAGGCCAAGGACAGTACAACTTCTGCTGGAGTTTATGTTGGATGTTTTACTGATGCCTTATGG ATTTGTGCTAAACGAATCCCCGACCCGCCCTGCTCCCTCCTCCCAGGGAAATTCTGCAGATGGGACAGTGGCCACGGGTGGCCAGGGTCTCCCCCAACCTCCCCCAGGGATGAGTGTATATGCTGCCAAGAGAGTGATTGGAGAAGCCCAGTGGAGCGCAGAGCAACTAGAGCAG TGTAAGCTGGGGATAGTGAAATTCATTGAGGCTAAGCAAGTCCCAGAAGTGGAGACAGTGGTTCACCTGGTGGTGGCATCCAGTGACACCAGACACAGTGTCGCCACTGCAGCTGATCTGGAGCTGAAGAGCAAACAAAG CATCATCGATTGGAACAATCCTCTAATTATCAACAAGATGTACAAGGTGTATCTAGGGGATGTTCCACTTAAAACAAAG GGTGGCAATGTGAAGCAAGAGCTGAAGCACGAGCCAGTAAGCACAAGAGTCAAGCTCAAGATCCTGCCACATCTACTACGGTCACGCCTAGCTGCAGAGTGCTTCCCAGCTAATATCCAG GTTGTGTATGATGGTTTGTTTGGAgccaacaccaacaacaaactgctgtCTCTCACCTTGCAGTTTGTCCATCACATCTGCATGGT GTGCCCTGACACTAATAAGCCTCTGGGGTTAATGCTACTTAACGGTCTTACCAAGCTCATCAATGAATACAAGGAG GATCCGAAATTGCTATGTGTTGCCTACTCTGCAGTTGGAAAGCTGTCAAg CCGCATGCCACAGTTGTTCACAAAGGATATTGCACTGGTGCAGCAGTTTTTTGAATCCATGTGCAAG GAGGAAGCTGATGTTCGTCTGGCCATTCAGGAAGCTTTGTCTATGATGGTTGGAGCCTATGCTAACCTACAGGGGGCACTGCTCAACCTGATGGAGGCCCTGGTTGCCGCATACATTGGAAAG CGTGAGGTGCAAGTTCGTCAGGTTGCCATGAAGTTCGCCAGCACAGTGTTTGCTTCTGATCATGTGCCGTCACGATATCTGCTGCTGCTAGCTGCTGGAGACCC GAGGGAGGAGGTGTCTGGGGAGGCCCAGAGGGTGCTTAGGGCTTTTCCTACCAAGGGCTCAGAGAAGGAGGGGACAAAACCAATGCCCTCTTTTCCTGACATGGTTGCCTATGTTCAGGAGAag GCGGCTCAGAGAATCAAGACTCCAGCAAAATACATAGTCGGAACCTCCACCATTCCTTTCAACCCATCTGCATTTGGAGAG ATTGTGCTCTACCTGAGGATGTGTTTAGCCCACAGTGCTGGGGCCACGCCCGTGTATACGCGTTTGGCAGACATGCAAGATGATGCACCGGCTATTGGCCACTACGTCAACACATTGCTGTCCTCAGACCCTCAACCTTCAGTACCAAAGGGGTCTGAGGCAAATCCTGTTCACGTGTACATGGATCtgttgcagcagctgctgtctgctgtagGAG GAATCCCAATTATGTATTGTCTACTGGAGGTGGTGTCGGTCTGCCCAGAGAAATTGGCTCCTAGATTTGTTGATAAAATCGACTGGATTAAA aGTCTGATGAATACAAATAAGGAGGACATGAGGGAGCTCGCAGCCCAGCTGTATGCTGTAGTGATTTCCACCATGACTGGCAACGAGTTGCAGAAGGCTGTGCAGAACCTCATCAAAATCACCAAAGACAACCAT agtcCTGAAACTCAGCATGGTGCAATCTTGGCTCTTGGCTACATGGTAGGCAGGCACACAAGCAAGAAAAAAGCTGTTACATTGAGTGACTCTACCCACAACGTGGGGGAGCAAATGCACATCTCAAAGGCAGATGATGAACTTGTTGCCATGGCTACCAAGACAGTTg GTTCCTTCCTGGACAGCAGCAGTGCTCTATTGGCAGTAGCAGCATGCACAGCTCTTGGAGAAATTGGTCGAAATGGTCCCCTCCTGATCCCTGCAGAAGGTGATGGCTTCACCAAACTCTCCACTGTGGAAAACCTGCTGGCACGCATCCCCTCTGGCAAGGAGAGTGCAAAG ATGAAGGAGCAATCAATCCAAACTTTGGGTAACTTACCAGTGGGAGATGGAGAATTCCCTCACCAGAAGAAGCTGCTACAAGGACTCATGGATTCTGTAGAG GCCAAACAGGTGGAGCTGCAGTTCACAGTTGGAGAGGCTATCACCAGCGCTGCAATAGGAACGAGCTCTGGAGCTGCCAGAGACCCTTGGACCTGCACAGAGGAGCAGTACAGCCCCCCACAGA aTGTTAAAAACAATGATGTGGTTCCTTGGGTCCTCAACTCCATCCTGTCCAGGTACATACCCAGCCAAAACCCACATGTCCGGCAGGCAGCGTGCATCTGGCTGCTCTCCCTGGTCAAGAAACTCAGCCAGCACAAGGAAATAATG TCACATTTAAAGGAGATACAGGTGGCCTTTATCTCCATTCTGTCAGACCCCGATG AGTTGAGTCAGGATGTAGCATCTAAAGGACTTGGATTGGTCTATGAGATGGGAGGAGAAGGGGACCAGCATGAACTGGTGTCCACATTAGTGGAAACACTCATGACTGGCAAAAG AGTGAAACATGTTGTCTCAGAAGATACAGAGGTTTTCCAAGGAGAAGGTTTGGGCAAAACACCTGATGG CCACGGCCTCACCACCTACAAGGAGCTCTGCTCATTGGCCAGTGACCTCAACCAACCAGACCTTGTGTACAAGTTCATGAATTTGGCAAATCACCATGCCATGTGGAATTCCCGCAAG GGAGCAGCTTTCGGATTTCACATGATCGCTGCCAAAGCCGGAGAGCAGCTGGCTCCATTCCTGCCCCAGCTTGTTCCTCGTCTATACCGTTACCAATTTGACCCCAATTTGAGCATTCGCCAGGCCATGACCAGCATCTGGGATGCCCTGGTCACTGATAAGACCCTG GTGGATAAGTATCTGAAGGAGATCCTGCAGGATGTCATTTCCAACTTGACTAGTAACACCTGGAGAGTGCGCGAGTCCAG CTGCCTGGCGCTGAATGACCTGATTCGTGGCCGTCAAGCTGACGACCTCATCGATCATCTCGCAGAAATGTGGGAGACACTATTCAGAGTCCTCGATGACATCAAG GAATCAGTTAGGAAGGCTGCAGACCTAACACTGAAAACGCTTAGTAAG GTGTGTACTCGTATGTGTGAGTCTACAGgatcagcagctcagagaaCTGTAGCGGTACTGTTGCCTACTCTGCTGGAAAAAGGCATTGTCAGCAATGTCTCAGAGGTCCGCTCACTCAG TATTCAGACCCTGGTGAAGATTAGTAAAACAGCTGGTGCCAGACTAAAGCCCCATGCTTCTCGACTCATCCCGGCCCTGCTGGAGGCCCTCAGCACCCTGGAGCCCCAGGTCCTCAACTACCTCAGTCTCAGAGccacagagcaggagaag AGTGCCATGGATGCTGCCAGACTAAGTGCTGCCAAGTCCTCCCCAATGATGGAGACTATtaacatg TGTCTGCAGCACCTTGATGTATCTGTGCTGGGAGAGCTGGTTCCTAGGCTCTGTGAGCTGCTTAAGAGTGGAGTGGGCTTAGGCACCAAG GGCGGCTGTGCCAGTGTAATTGTTTCACTTACAGTGCAATGTCCCCAAGATCTCACTCCCTATTCAG GTAAACTGATGAGCGCCTTGCTGAATGGTATCCATGACAGAAGCACAGTCGTACAGAAAGCATTTGCCTTTGCTCTGGGTCACCTAGTCAGG ACAGCAAAGGACAGCAGTGTGGAAAAACTACTACTGAAACTCAACTCCTGGTACTTGGAGAAAGAGG AGCCGCTGTTTAAGTCATCGTGTGCATTGACTGTGCACGCTATCAGCCACTATAGTCCGGATGTACTGAAGGCCCAAGCAGGCGTGGCACTCCCACTGGCCTTTCTGGGCATGCATCAGGCACCTGGTCCTgatgaggagaaaggagagagccATGATGCCACACTGTGGGCTGAAGTCTGGCAGGAGAATGTCCCGG GAAGCTTTGGAGGCATCAGACTCTACATGACAGAGCTGATTGCTATCACACAGAAAGCTCTGCAGTCCCAGTCCTGGAAGATGAAAGCTCAGGGTGCAGCTGCCATGGCAACTGTTGCCAAGGAACAGACGGGCTCATTGGTGGCACCACACCTTGGCTTGGTGCTAACAGCCTTAATGCAAGGACTATCTGGACGCACATGGGCAGGCAAG GAGGAGCTGTTGAAAGCCATTGGTTCGGTGGTCTGCAAATGCTG TGCTGAAATACAGAAGCCTTGTGCAGGCCAGCCCACCATCTCTGAGATTCTGGAAGTTGTGTTGAAAGAATGCCGTAAGGAAAGTCTGGTGTACAAAATAGCTGCTTTGCGCTGTGCTGGAGACGTGCTACAGTGCAGCCAGGAGGACCGTTTCAGCATCCTGACAGAGATCCTCTTCCCTCTTATCAAGAAG AGCTGCCCACAGAGTGGTGCTGCATCCCCGAGGTcactggatgatgatgatgatgatggtgatgcgAAGGAGAAAGAGTTGCAGACTCAAGCTGTTCTTTGTGCTTTTGAGACTCTTGGAAAGACTTGGCCTAGGAACCCAGAGACTCAGG CCTGTTTCCAGGTGGAGGTATGTGGCCTAATGTGTGAAAAGCTGAAGGGAAGCACTTGGAAAATACAGCTTGGTGTGCTACAGTCCATGAAGGCTTACTTCCAGGG GTTATTGCTGCTGGATAAGGGCAGTGAAGATGTCAACACACTGTCACAGATCCTCACAGAGATGTGTGCAGCTCTTACGTACCCTCTAG aaaataaaagttacTCGTCTGTGAGGACAGAAGCCTTGTCAGTTGTGGATCTGATTGTTAGGAGAACTGGAG AGAGCGAACAGTGGGACTGCATATCAGTGAAGAGCCGGGAACAGCTGCAGCGCTCCCTGTCTACGCTGCAGTCCGACAGCAGGCCTGAGCTGAGGGATAAGGCCCAGGAGCTGCGCAGACACATCCAGAGTCAACCATGA